One region of Oryza sativa Japonica Group chromosome 5, ASM3414082v1 genomic DNA includes:
- the LOC4339110 gene encoding uncharacterized protein, whose amino-acid sequence MGSRRFAAVVVVLLLALALIPGPAAAAGRALQGEKARPSEAAPAPTVAAGGSHKESAKSSNGQNPVTKETHHQTPPPAKPPKDQTPPPPPAVSESKGQKGDAGNNSGHPVPPTDAHKTSPPPEGPGPTGGKEQEGGAGGEKKNPTEEIKKVLSCEDAAEKCSVPGEITACLQVFKDGSIRPFVVVQNEGQNDVKVDVVIDGKMLPLQLAKGFSRQVNITYSNPNGVEITVKSGKGQCSLHTKQTVFDWQQQFQQFAAYATRANPIYGASFLVFTVVLVGVVCACCKFARRRASGVPYQQLEMGDQAPNSSGVENTTSTVDGWEDGWDDDWDDEEAAAKPSDKKPSGSISANGLSLRPQTNSKDGWDVDWDD is encoded by the exons ATGGGCTCCCGCAGGTTCGCCGCGGTTGTCGTCGTGCTCCTCCTGGCTTTGGCCCTGATTCCcggccccgcggcggcggcgggtagggCCCTGCAGGGCGAGAAGGCCCGCCCCAGCGAG GCAGCTCCTGCACCTACCGTCGCTGCAGGTGGATCACATAAAGAATCGGCGAAATCGTCAAATGGCCAGAATCCTGTGACCAAGGAGACGCACCACCAAACGCCACCGCCGGCAAAGCCGCCGAAGGATCaaacaccaccgccgccaccagctgTGTCGGAGAGCAAGGGGCAGAAGGGGGATGCCGGTAATAACTCTGGGCACCCGGTGCCACCGACGGATGCGCATAAGACGAGTCCCCCGCCTGAAGGTCCCGGGCCAACTGGTGGGAAGGAGCAGGAAGGAGGAGCGGGTGGGGAGAAGAAGAATCCGACAGAAGAAATTAAGAAGGTGTTGAGTTGTGAGGATGCAGCGGAGAAATGTTCTGTTCCAGGAGAAATTACCGCTTGCCTTCAGGTTTTTAAGGATG GTTCAATTAGGCCATTTGTTGTAGTCCAGAATGAAGGGCAGAATGATGTTAAGGTCGATGTTGTTATTGATGGTAAAATGCTGCCATTACAGCTGGCCAAGGGCTTCTCCAGACAG GTAAACATAACCTATAGCAATCCAAATGGTGTAGAAATTACAGTAAAATCTGGGAAGGGGCAGTGTTCCTTACACACCAAGCAAACAGTTTTTGATTGGCAACAACAGTTTCAGCAGTTTGCAGCTTATGCAACACGCGCGAATCCAATCTACGGAGCCTCCTTCCTTGTTTTCACTGTTGTCTTGGTGGGAGTGGTCTGTGCTTGTTGCAAGTTTGCAAGAAGGCGTGCTAGTGGAGTCCCATATCAGCAACTTGAGATGGGAGACCAAGCCCCCAACTCATCAGGCGTGGAAAACACTACAAGCACTGTGGATGGTTGGGAAGATGGCTGGGATGATGACTGGGATGATGAAGAAGCGGCAGCAAAACCTTCAGATAAGAAACCATCTGGAAGTATCTCTGCAAATGGCCTTTCTTTGAGACCTCAGACCAATAGCAAAGATGGCTGGGATGTAGATTGGGATGACTAA